From Mycobacterium lacus, one genomic window encodes:
- the cobC gene encoding Rv2231c family pyridoxal phosphate-dependent protein CobC has product MASLDISPLAAARYHGDQAAAPGMLDFAVNVRHAQPPAWLVQRLAARLPDLARYPSADDVHRAQDAVAARHRRARDEVMPLAGAAEGFGLLSNLRPARAAIVAPAFTEPAAALTAAGVRVHHVVLDPPFSLDGAQVPDDADLVVVGNPTNPTSVLHTREQLLALRRPGRILVVDEAFADSIPGEPQSLAGDALPDVLVLRSLTKTWSLAGLRVGYALGSPDVLARLTAQRAHWPLGTLQLTAIAACCAPQAVADAAADAARLAALRAQLAAGLQCVGVDVIEGRAPFVLFRTPGAEMIRKHLHDKGIAVRRCDTFVGLDDRYLRAAVRPEWPLLTDAIAEVLR; this is encoded by the coding sequence GTGGCGAGTCTTGACATAAGCCCGCTCGCGGCGGCGCGTTACCACGGCGATCAGGCCGCCGCGCCCGGCATGCTGGATTTCGCCGTCAACGTCCGTCATGCCCAACCGCCGGCGTGGCTGGTGCAGCGGCTGGCCGCGCGGCTGCCGGACCTGGCGCGCTACCCAAGCGCTGACGATGTCCACCGCGCACAAGACGCGGTGGCGGCCCGTCACCGCCGCGCCCGCGATGAGGTGATGCCGCTGGCGGGGGCGGCAGAGGGGTTCGGGCTGCTGAGCAACCTGCGTCCGGCGCGGGCGGCGATCGTCGCGCCGGCGTTCACCGAGCCGGCCGCCGCCCTGACCGCCGCTGGAGTGCGGGTGCACCACGTCGTGCTCGATCCGCCGTTCAGCCTGGACGGTGCGCAGGTGCCCGACGACGCCGACCTGGTCGTGGTGGGCAATCCGACCAACCCCACCTCGGTGCTGCACACCCGCGAACAGCTCCTCGCATTGCGCCGGCCCGGGCGCATTCTCGTGGTCGACGAGGCGTTCGCGGATTCGATTCCCGGCGAGCCGCAGTCGCTGGCCGGTGACGCGCTGCCCGACGTGCTGGTGCTGCGCAGTCTGACCAAGACCTGGTCGCTGGCCGGGCTGCGGGTGGGCTATGCCCTCGGCTCGCCGGATGTGCTGGCCCGATTGACCGCGCAGCGTGCGCACTGGCCGCTGGGCACGCTGCAACTGACGGCCATCGCGGCTTGCTGCGCTCCCCAAGCCGTGGCTGACGCGGCCGCCGATGCCGCGCGGTTGGCCGCGCTGCGTGCGCAGCTGGCGGCCGGCCTGCAATGCGTGGGTGTCGACGTGATCGAGGGTCGGGCCCCGTTCGTGCTGTTCCGCACACCCGGCGCCGAGATGATACGAAAACACCTGCACGACAAGGGAATTGCGGTACGCCGCTGTGATACCTTCGTCGGCCTGGACGATCGGTATCTGCGGGCGGCGGTGCGCCCGGAGTGGCCGCTGCTGACCGACGCGATCGCGGAGGTGCTGCGGTGA
- a CDS encoding HAD-IA family hydrolase translates to MAGRTESQGDPAAATPQLVIFDLDGTLTDSADGIVASFRHALDRVGAAVPDGDLAARIVGPPMDETLHAMELGEYTGEAIAAFRAEYGTRGWAMNSLYDGIAPLLADLSAAGVRLAVATSKLEPTARRILAHFGLERHFEVIAGASPDGTRRSKAEVLAHALAQLQPVPERVLMVGDRSHDVDGAAAHGIDALVVGWGYGRADFADGSAPTATHVGTVDELRRALGV, encoded by the coding sequence ATGGCGGGCAGGACCGAATCGCAGGGAGACCCCGCGGCCGCGACGCCGCAGCTCGTAATCTTCGACCTCGACGGCACCCTCACGGACTCCGCGGATGGGATTGTCGCCAGCTTCCGCCACGCGCTCGATCGGGTCGGTGCCGCTGTGCCGGACGGTGATTTGGCCGCCCGGATCGTCGGCCCCCCGATGGACGAAACATTGCACGCGATGGAGCTCGGCGAGTACACCGGAGAGGCTATCGCGGCCTTCCGGGCCGAGTACGGCACCCGCGGCTGGGCGATGAACAGCCTGTACGACGGGATCGCTCCGCTACTGGCCGACCTGAGCGCCGCCGGTGTCCGGCTGGCCGTGGCCACCTCCAAGCTGGAACCGACGGCGCGACGCATCCTCGCCCATTTCGGGCTTGAGAGGCATTTCGAGGTCATCGCCGGCGCGAGTCCGGACGGCACCCGCCGCAGCAAGGCCGAGGTGCTGGCGCACGCGCTCGCACAGCTGCAGCCGGTGCCCGAGCGCGTGCTCATGGTCGGTGACCGCAGCCACGACGTCGACGGGGCGGCCGCGCACGGCATCGACGCGCTGGTGGTCGGCTGGGGCTATGGGCGAGCCGACTTCGCCGACGGCAGCGCGCCGACGGCAACGCACGTAGGGACCGTCGACGAGCTGCGGAGGGCGTTGGGTGTCTGA
- a CDS encoding low molecular weight protein-tyrosine-phosphatase — protein MSDPLHVTFVCTGNICRSAMAEKVFADQLRRRGLGDAVRVTSAGTGNWHVGDGADERATRVLRAHGYPTGHRAAQLDADHLSADLVVALGRNHVRMLRMLGVEEARIRMLRSFDPRSGPYALDVEDPYYGDYHDFEEVLAVIEAALPGLHDWVDERLGQDGQG, from the coding sequence GTGTCTGATCCGTTACACGTGACGTTCGTCTGTACCGGCAACATCTGCCGTTCGGCGATGGCCGAGAAGGTGTTCGCCGACCAGCTCCGTCGGCGCGGCCTGGGCGACGCGGTGCGGGTGACCAGCGCGGGCACCGGCAACTGGCACGTCGGCGACGGCGCCGACGAGCGCGCGACCCGGGTTCTGCGTGCCCACGGCTATCCCACCGGGCACCGGGCCGCGCAGCTGGACGCCGACCACCTGTCGGCCGATCTGGTGGTGGCCTTGGGCCGCAACCATGTTCGGATGCTGCGAATGCTGGGCGTCGAGGAGGCCCGGATACGGATGCTGCGATCCTTTGACCCACGGTCAGGTCCCTATGCCCTCGACGTCGAGGACCCGTACTACGGCGACTACCACGACTTCGAGGAGGTTTTGGCCGTCATCGAGGCGGCCCTGCCCGGCCTGCACGACTGGGTAGACGAGCGACTCGGTCAGGACGGCCAGGGGTGA
- a CDS encoding SURF1 family cytochrome oxidase biogenesis protein has protein sequence MRRLAFLLRPGWIALALVVVAFTYLCFMVLAPWQLGKNTRTSRENHQIEYSLNTPPVSLKTLLPQQDSTARDAQWRRVTATGHYLADVQVLARLRVVEGDPAFEVLAPFVVDGGPTVLVDRGYVRPERGSHVPPIPRPPEQTVTITARLRDSEPTARGKDPFTGDGVRQVYSINTGQVAALTAIPLAGSYLQLVEGQPGGLGVIGVPHLDAGPFLSYGIQWISFGILAPIGLGYFVYSEIRAHRKEKPAPPSDKSMTVEEKLADRYGRRR, from the coding sequence ATGCGCCGCCTGGCTTTCCTGCTGCGGCCCGGATGGATAGCGCTGGCCCTGGTGGTCGTCGCGTTCACCTACCTGTGCTTCATGGTGCTCGCGCCGTGGCAGCTGGGAAAGAACACCAGGACATCGCGGGAAAACCACCAGATCGAGTATTCCCTCAACACTCCCCCCGTATCGCTGAAAACCCTGTTACCGCAGCAGGATTCGACGGCGCGGGACGCACAGTGGCGCAGGGTCACGGCGACCGGGCATTACCTGGCGGACGTGCAGGTGCTGGCGCGGTTGCGGGTGGTCGAGGGCGACCCGGCGTTCGAGGTGCTGGCGCCCTTCGTCGTCGACGGCGGACCGACCGTCCTGGTCGACCGGGGGTACGTGCGGCCCGAGCGCGGCTCCCACGTGCCACCGATCCCCCGCCCGCCGGAGCAAACCGTGACCATCACAGCCCGGCTGCGTGACTCCGAGCCGACCGCCCGGGGCAAGGATCCGTTCACCGGAGACGGTGTCCGGCAGGTGTATTCGATCAACACCGGACAGGTGGCCGCGTTGACGGCAATCCCGCTGGCCGGCTCGTATCTGCAGCTGGTCGAGGGCCAACCCGGCGGGCTTGGCGTGATCGGCGTGCCGCATCTGGACGCCGGGCCATTCCTGTCCTACGGCATCCAGTGGATCTCGTTCGGCATCCTCGCACCGATCGGATTGGGCTATTTCGTCTACTCCGAGATCCGCGCCCACCGCAAGGAGAAACCGGCGCCGCCGTCGGACAAGTCGATGACGGTCGAGGAGAAGCTCGCCGACCGCTACGGCCGTCGGCGCTGA
- a CDS encoding cobalamin biosynthesis protein, with translation MFASTGQARIIGVLVGYLADLVLGDPKRGHPVALFGRAAAELERVTYRDSKIAGAVHVGLAVGAAVLLGAALQRRGRFWTMAATAGATWVSLGGTSLARTGLRMSELLDRGDVEAARRLLPSLCGRDPGRLDRDGLTRAALESVAENTSDAEVAPLLWAAVGGAPAALGYRAVNTLDSMTGYRSPRYLRFGWAAARLDDLANYVGARATALLVVVCAPIVGGSPSGAVRAWRRDASRHPSPNAGVVEAAFAGALRVRLGGPTQYRHELQIRPTLGDGPPPTVADLRRAVVLSRAVQAGAAVVVGLCLQRRRP, from the coding sequence GTGTTTGCGTCGACAGGGCAGGCCCGGATCATCGGCGTGTTGGTCGGCTACCTGGCCGACCTCGTGCTGGGTGACCCGAAGAGAGGTCATCCGGTCGCGTTGTTCGGTCGAGCGGCCGCGGAGTTGGAGCGGGTCACCTACCGCGACAGCAAGATCGCCGGCGCGGTTCACGTGGGCCTGGCAGTCGGTGCGGCGGTTCTGCTGGGTGCGGCCCTGCAACGCCGGGGCCGGTTCTGGACCATGGCGGCCACCGCGGGCGCCACTTGGGTATCGCTGGGCGGCACCTCGTTGGCGCGCACTGGCCTGCGGATGTCGGAGTTGCTGGACCGCGGCGACGTCGAGGCCGCCCGACGGCTGTTGCCGTCGCTGTGTGGGCGCGATCCGGGCCGACTCGACCGCGACGGCCTGACACGCGCGGCGCTGGAATCGGTGGCGGAGAACACGTCCGACGCCGAGGTGGCACCGCTGCTGTGGGCGGCGGTCGGGGGAGCGCCGGCGGCCTTGGGGTATCGCGCCGTCAACACCTTGGACTCGATGACCGGCTACCGTTCGCCGCGCTATCTCCGATTCGGCTGGGCCGCAGCGCGATTGGATGACCTGGCCAACTATGTCGGCGCGCGTGCGACGGCATTGCTGGTGGTGGTGTGCGCGCCGATCGTCGGTGGATCACCGTCGGGCGCGGTGCGGGCCTGGCGACGGGATGCCTCCAGGCATCCGAGCCCCAACGCCGGAGTGGTCGAGGCGGCCTTTGCCGGGGCCCTTCGCGTGCGGCTCGGGGGGCCCACCCAGTACCGTCACGAGCTGCAGATCCGGCCCACCCTCGGCGATGGTCCGCCACCCACCGTGGCCGATCTGCGTCGCGCGGTGGTGTTGTCGCGGGCGGTACAGGCGGGCGCCGCCGTGGTCGTCGGGCTGTGTCTTCAGCGCCGACGGCCGTAG
- a CDS encoding oxygenase MpaB family protein, protein MRRPATRVADLLNPAALLLPAANVIMQLSMPGVGYGVLESPVDSGNVYKHPYKRARTTGTYLAVATTGTESDRALIRGAVDIAHRQVRSTSSSPVSYNAFDPKLQLWVASCLYRYFVDQHEFLHGPLDDSAADAVYRDARRLGTTLQVPEHMWPPDRGAFDEYWKRTLDELRIDPPVREHLRGVASMAFLPWPLRALAGPFNLFATTGFLAPEFRAMMQLDWSQSQQRRFEWLLSALRLADRLIPHRAWLFTYRLYLWDMRFRARRGWRIV, encoded by the coding sequence ATGAGGCGGCCCGCAACCCGGGTCGCCGACCTGTTGAACCCGGCGGCGTTGTTGCTGCCGGCCGCGAATGTGATCATGCAGCTGTCGATGCCGGGCGTCGGTTATGGCGTGCTGGAAAGTCCGGTGGACAGCGGCAATGTCTACAAGCATCCGTACAAGCGCGCCCGCACCACCGGCACCTACCTGGCGGTCGCGACCACCGGGACCGAATCCGACCGCGCCCTGATCCGCGGCGCCGTGGACATCGCGCACCGGCAGGTTCGGTCGACGTCGTCGAGCCCGGTGTCCTACAACGCATTCGACCCCAAGCTGCAGCTGTGGGTGGCCTCGTGCCTGTACCGCTACTTCGTCGACCAGCACGAGTTCCTGCATGGCCCGCTGGACGACAGCGCCGCCGACGCCGTCTATCGCGACGCCAGACGGTTGGGGACCACGCTGCAGGTGCCCGAGCACATGTGGCCGCCGGACCGGGGCGCCTTCGACGAGTACTGGAAGCGCACGCTAGACGAGCTGCGGATCGACCCGCCGGTGCGAGAGCATCTTCGCGGGGTGGCCTCGATGGCGTTTCTGCCGTGGCCGTTACGCGCGCTGGCGGGCCCGTTCAACCTGTTTGCGACCACGGGGTTTTTGGCGCCGGAGTTCCGGGCGATGATGCAGCTGGATTGGTCGCAGTCCCAGCAACGCCGGTTCGAGTGGCTGCTGTCCGCCCTGCGGCTGGCCGACCGGCTGATCCCGCATCGGGCGTGGCTGTTCACCTATCGGCTCTACCTGTGGGACATGCGGTTTCGCGCGCGTCGCGGCTGGCGGATCGTCTAA
- a CDS encoding peroxiredoxin — MLDVGATAPDFTLRDQNQQPVTLSDYRGSKNVLLVFFPLAFTGICQGELDRLRDHLPDFDNDDSVALAISVGPPPTHKIWATESGFTFPVLSDFWPHGAVSQAYGVFNDAAGISNRGTFVVDRSGIIRFAEMKQPGEVRDQRLWTEALAALKA; from the coding sequence ATGCTGGACGTCGGCGCCACCGCCCCCGACTTCACGCTGCGCGACCAGAATCAGCAGCCCGTCACGCTCAGCGATTACCGCGGATCCAAGAATGTGCTGCTGGTGTTCTTCCCGCTGGCCTTCACCGGGATTTGCCAGGGCGAGCTGGACCGGTTGCGCGATCACCTGCCCGACTTCGACAACGATGACAGCGTGGCGCTCGCCATTTCGGTGGGCCCACCGCCCACCCACAAGATCTGGGCGACCGAGAGTGGTTTCACGTTCCCGGTGTTATCGGACTTCTGGCCGCACGGCGCGGTGAGCCAGGCCTACGGCGTATTCAACGACGCGGCGGGGATTTCCAACCGGGGTACCTTCGTCGTCGATCGGTCGGGGATCATTCGGTTCGCCGAGATGAAGCAGCCCGGTGAAGTCCGCGACCAGCGGCTGTGGACCGAGGCCCTGGCGGCCTTAAAGGCTTGA
- a CDS encoding DUF3052 domain-containing protein produces the protein MVAADHAPSYARKLGIQRDQVVQEWGWDEDTDDDIRAAVEEACGGELLDEDSDEVIDVVLLWWRDGDGDLVDTLMDAITPLAEDGVIWVLTPKTGRPGHVLPAEIAEAAPTAGLMPTSSVNLGDWSASRLVQPKSRAGKR, from the coding sequence GTGGTCGCGGCGGATCACGCCCCGAGTTACGCTCGCAAACTGGGCATCCAACGAGACCAAGTCGTTCAGGAGTGGGGGTGGGACGAAGACACCGACGACGACATCCGCGCTGCGGTCGAGGAAGCGTGTGGCGGTGAGCTGCTCGACGAAGACAGCGACGAGGTGATCGACGTCGTCCTGCTGTGGTGGCGAGACGGAGACGGCGATCTGGTGGACACCCTGATGGACGCCATCACCCCGCTGGCCGAAGACGGCGTGATCTGGGTGCTGACGCCCAAGACGGGCAGGCCCGGTCACGTGCTGCCCGCCGAGATCGCCGAGGCGGCCCCCACCGCCGGCCTGATGCCGACCTCGTCGGTCAACCTCGGGGACTGGAGCGCCAGCCGGTTGGTGCAGCCCAAATCGCGGGCCGGGAAGCGCTGA